A section of the Chitinophagales bacterium genome encodes:
- the paaC gene encoding phenylacetate-CoA oxygenase subunit PaaC has product MNAINELLFKMADDALVIGHRNSEWTGIGPMLEEDLAFSSMAQDKIGHALALYTILHEQLGEADPDTLGFKRSAKEFKCCQLVELPIAEYDFSLVRHFLFDHAELLRYEMLAESSFQPLAWLAKKVKGEIKYHTMHADIFLKQLANGSEEANARLQKALNESWHFALGVFEEGEHEAELIANKVFAGEAALKHKWIEKIAPIIEAANLKLPTTDESKIVFGGRKGFHSEYLQPLLEEMTEVTASDPNAVW; this is encoded by the coding sequence ATGAACGCAATAAACGAACTACTTTTTAAGATGGCAGACGATGCCTTGGTTATTGGTCATCGCAATAGCGAATGGACAGGTATTGGACCCATGCTCGAAGAAGATCTCGCCTTTTCAAGTATGGCTCAAGATAAGATAGGTCATGCATTGGCATTGTACACCATTTTACATGAGCAGCTAGGTGAAGCCGACCCCGATACACTTGGTTTTAAACGCTCGGCTAAAGAATTTAAGTGTTGCCAATTGGTAGAATTGCCAATTGCAGAATACGATTTTAGTTTGGTACGCCATTTTTTATTCGACCATGCAGAATTGTTGCGTTACGAAATGCTTGCAGAGTCGAGCTTTCAGCCATTGGCATGGTTGGCAAAAAAAGTAAAGGGCGAAATTAAATACCACACCATGCATGCCGATATATTTTTAAAGCAATTGGCAAATGGAAGTGAAGAGGCCAATGCCCGCTTGCAAAAGGCATTGAATGAATCGTGGCATTTTGCATTAGGAGTATTTGAAGAAGGCGAACACGAAGCGGAACTTATTGCAAACAAAGTGTTTGCAGGCGAGGCTGCATTAAAGCATAAATGGATAGAAAAAATAGCACCAATTATTGAAGCTGCTAATTTGAAACTGCCTACTACCGATGAAAGCAAAATTGTTTTCGGTGGACGCAAAGGGTTTCACAGCGAATACCTTCAGCCATTACTGGAAGAAATGACGGAA
- the paaA gene encoding 1,2-phenylacetyl-CoA epoxidase subunit A — protein MYGNAYISPEDAKRMQAEQEDSEKLAAFEAKIAKGEKVEPGDWMPAEYRRQLIRMIEQHAHSEIVGALPEGTWITRAPNFRRKLALIAKVQDEIGHGQLLYSAAETLGKTREQMLDDLLNGKSKYSNVFNYPAKTWADIAVIGFLVDGAAIVNQVINSKGSYGPYCRALERICYEESFHLKQGHDNFVYLATGTAAQRAMLQEALNRWYRPLLHFFGPSDKSSQHTEKLMKWRIKLASNDDMRNQFLDQYVPKILELDLTLPDANLHKNSDGVWEFSDPDWDEFKRVINGDGPCNAERLAVRRYAEEAGRWVRQALMRKEETYTIPLA, from the coding sequence ATGTACGGAAACGCTTACATCAGCCCCGAAGATGCCAAACGCATGCAAGCAGAGCAGGAAGATTCTGAAAAATTAGCTGCATTTGAGGCAAAAATAGCTAAAGGCGAAAAAGTAGAACCGGGCGATTGGATGCCGGCAGAATATCGCAGACAACTCATTCGCATGATAGAGCAACATGCACATAGCGAAATTGTAGGTGCTTTGCCGGAGGGAACATGGATTACCCGCGCCCCAAATTTTAGAAGGAAGTTAGCGCTCATTGCCAAGGTGCAAGACGAAATAGGACATGGGCAATTATTGTACAGCGCAGCAGAAACACTAGGAAAAACTCGCGAGCAAATGCTCGATGATTTATTAAACGGGAAATCTAAATACAGCAATGTGTTTAACTATCCTGCCAAAACATGGGCCGATATTGCCGTAATAGGCTTTTTGGTAGATGGTGCGGCCATTGTAAACCAAGTAATAAATTCTAAAGGCTCTTACGGCCCCTATTGCCGTGCTTTAGAAAGAATTTGCTACGAAGAAAGTTTTCACCTAAAACAAGGGCACGATAACTTTGTGTACTTAGCCACCGGCACCGCTGCACAAAGAGCTATGTTGCAGGAAGCGCTCAACCGTTGGTATCGCCCGCTGTTGCATTTTTTTGGTCCAAGCGATAAATCTTCGCAGCATACAGAAAAGTTAATGAAATGGCGCATTAAGCTAGCTTCTAATGACGATATGCGCAATCAGTTTTTAGATCAATATGTGCCTAAAATTTTGGAGTTAGACTTAACCTTGCCAGATGCTAATCTGCATAAGAATAGCGATGGAGTTTGGGAATTCAGCGATCCGGACTGGGATGAATTTAAACGTGTGATAAATGGCGATGGACCTTGCAATGCAGAGCGATTAGCAGTGCGTAGGTATGCCGAAGAAGCAGGTCGCTGGGTGCGCCAGGCGCTTATGAGAAAAGAAGAAACTTACACCATTCCATTAGCATAA
- a CDS encoding TetR family transcriptional regulator, with the protein MSLVSRKEHIRFSAQKLFREKGYAATSMRDLAKEVGVEAPSIYNHFNSKHELLKEICFDIAEQFFQAFNEAVENKRSNTDKLSAAIRAHVQVIYNNTEATTVFFEEWIFLEGSDMIKFRKLRNSYQQKFRDLIKNGIESKEFAAVDVRLATLTVLAALNATHELSRSNKKTEIETIANHITGILLNGITT; encoded by the coding sequence ATGTCGTTGGTTTCTCGTAAAGAACATATTCGCTTTTCGGCACAAAAGCTTTTTAGAGAAAAAGGATATGCCGCCACTTCTATGCGCGATTTAGCAAAAGAGGTGGGAGTGGAAGCTCCGAGTATTTACAATCATTTTAACTCCAAGCATGAATTGCTAAAAGAAATTTGCTTTGATATTGCCGAGCAGTTTTTTCAAGCGTTTAACGAAGCTGTTGAAAATAAAAGAAGTAATACAGATAAGCTATCTGCGGCAATTCGGGCACACGTTCAAGTTATATACAATAATACAGAAGCCACTACCGTATTTTTTGAAGAATGGATTTTCTTGGAGGGTAGCGATATGATTAAGTTCAGGAAATTGCGAAACAGTTACCAACAGAAGTTTAGAGATTTGATTAAGAACGGTATCGAAAGCAAGGAGTTTGCTGCTGTAGATGTGCGTTTGGCCACCTTAACTGTTTTGGCAGCACTGAATGCTACGCACGAACTTAGTCGCAGCAATAAAAAAACGGAGATAGAAACTATTGCCAATCATATAACCGGTATTTTATTGAACGGCATTACAACTTAA
- a CDS encoding SDR family oxidoreductase translates to MNKKRVLITGAAGFLGSHLCDRFIKEGFHVIGMDNLITGDLKNIEHLFKLENFEFYHHDVSKFVHIPGELHYILHFASPASPIDYLKIPIQTLKVGSLGTHNLLGLAKAKGARILVASTSEVYGDPLVHPQSEDYWGNVNPVGPRGVYDEAKRFQEAITMAYHTYHGVETRIVRIFNTYGPRMRLNDGRVLPAFIGQALRGEDLTMFGDGSQTRSFCYVDDLVEGIYRLLLSNYHLPVNIGNPDEISIKEFGEEILKLTGSNQKLISKPLPVDDPKQRQPNIAKAKELLGWEPKVSRSEGLKITYEYFKSLPKEILFDSRHKFE, encoded by the coding sequence ATGAACAAAAAAAGAGTTTTGATAACCGGAGCAGCCGGTTTTTTGGGTTCGCATTTGTGCGACAGGTTTATTAAAGAAGGTTTTCATGTTATTGGCATGGATAACCTAATTACCGGAGATTTAAAAAACATAGAACACCTCTTTAAGTTAGAGAACTTTGAATTTTATCATCACGATGTTTCAAAGTTTGTGCACATACCCGGAGAACTGCACTACATCTTGCATTTTGCTTCGCCTGCTTCGCCTATAGATTATTTAAAAATTCCCATTCAAACCTTAAAAGTAGGTTCGCTCGGCACACATAATTTATTGGGGCTGGCAAAAGCAAAAGGAGCCCGAATACTGGTAGCTTCTACCTCCGAAGTATATGGCGATCCACTTGTTCATCCACAAAGCGAAGACTATTGGGGCAATGTAAATCCGGTAGGTCCACGCGGTGTGTACGATGAAGCCAAGCGCTTTCAAGAAGCCATTACGATGGCATACCACACCTACCACGGAGTAGAAACAAGAATAGTACGCATTTTTAATACTTACGGACCTCGTATGCGGCTGAATGATGGAAGAGTACTACCCGCATTTATTGGCCAAGCACTGCGAGGTGAAGACTTAACCATGTTTGGAGACGGCAGCCAAACCCGTTCTTTTTGCTACGTAGATGACTTGGTAGAAGGTATTTACCGCTTACTTTTAAGCAACTACCACTTACCTGTAAACATTGGCAATCCCGATGAAATTTCCATTAAAGAATTTGGCGAAGAAATCTTGAAATTAACCGGTTCTAACCAAAAACTCATATCAAAACCATTACCGGTAGATGATCCCAAACAACGCCAACCAAACATCGCCAAGGCAAAAGAATTGCTCGGGTGGGAACCTAAAGTAAGCCGTTCCGAAGGCTTAAAGATTACTTATGAATACTTTAAAAGTTTGCCAAAGGAAATTTTATTTGATTCGCGCCATAAATTTGAATAA
- a CDS encoding N-acetyltransferase produces MSVTKEYYVHESAIVDEGCTIGKGTKVWHFSHIMPNCTIGENCNIGQNVVVSPNVVLGNNVKIQNNVSIYTGVICEDDVFLGPSMVFTNVTNPRSAVNRRGQYAKTTVKKGASIGANATIVCGHDIGEFAFIGAGAVVTKHIPAYALVVGNPAKQIGWMSEYGHRLQFNEAGIAECPESKEKYELKNGTVTKL; encoded by the coding sequence ATGAGTGTTACCAAAGAGTATTATGTTCACGAAAGCGCCATTGTAGATGAAGGCTGCACCATTGGCAAAGGCACTAAAGTTTGGCATTTCAGCCATATTATGCCCAATTGTACAATTGGCGAAAACTGTAATATCGGACAAAACGTAGTAGTAAGTCCCAATGTGGTTTTAGGTAATAATGTAAAAATTCAAAACAACGTATCCATTTACACAGGCGTAATTTGTGAAGACGATGTTTTCTTAGGCCCATCAATGGTTTTCACCAATGTTACCAACCCGCGAAGTGCCGTAAACAGAAGAGGACAATACGCTAAAACTACCGTAAAAAAAGGCGCTTCCATTGGAGCCAATGCCACCATTGTTTGCGGACACGATATTGGTGAGTTTGCCTTTATTGGTGCAGGAGCCGTAGTTACCAAACATATTCCGGCTTACGCACTGGTTGTAGGAAATCCCGCCAAACAGATTGGTTGGATGAGCGAATACGGACACCGCCTTCAATTTAACGAAGCAGGCATAGCAGAATGCCCGGAAAGCAAAGAAAAGTATGAACTTAAAAACGGCACTGTAACCAAACTATAA
- a CDS encoding nucleotide sugar dehydrogenase, protein MVEQLLNKEKKLAVIGLGYVGLPIALEFAKTISVIGFDISQKRIEMMKNGIDPSEELDSSEFENRDIKFTADLNDLKEANFFIVAVPTPVDTHNVPDLKPVLSASDTIGKVIKKGDYVVYESTVYPGCTEEDCLPVIEKISGLKMGVDFKLGYSPERINPGDKNHTLPKIVKVVSGCDEESADVIARTYEIVVKAGVHRASSIKVAEAAKIIENTQRDLNIALMNELSHIFDLMGINTYEVLEAAGTKWNFLKFFPGLVGGHCIGVDPYYLTYKAAELGYTSEVILAGRKINDGMGAYIAKKLVQQLIKKNKQIATTKVLVMGATFKENVSDIRNSKVVDVIRELHNYSVNVEVTDPFADHEDFHHEYEISLVKEAGTDYDAVIIAVNHDQFSNLKDEDFKNILKPDGIVIDVKGLLRKKIKAFEYWSL, encoded by the coding sequence ATGGTAGAGCAATTACTAAATAAAGAAAAGAAATTAGCAGTTATTGGATTGGGTTATGTAGGCTTACCCATAGCATTAGAGTTTGCAAAAACAATTTCCGTTATAGGTTTCGATATTAGCCAAAAACGTATCGAAATGATGAAAAACGGTATAGACCCAAGCGAAGAGTTAGATAGCAGCGAATTTGAAAATCGCGATATAAAATTCACAGCCGATTTAAACGATTTAAAAGAAGCCAACTTCTTTATTGTTGCCGTACCAACCCCTGTGGATACACACAATGTACCCGATTTAAAACCGGTACTCTCCGCTTCCGATACTATTGGAAAAGTAATAAAAAAGGGCGATTACGTAGTATATGAAAGCACTGTTTACCCCGGCTGCACCGAAGAAGATTGCTTGCCTGTAATTGAAAAAATATCAGGCCTAAAAATGGGTGTAGATTTTAAATTGGGTTATTCCCCCGAAAGAATAAACCCGGGCGATAAAAACCACACGTTGCCTAAAATTGTAAAAGTAGTTTCAGGCTGCGATGAAGAAAGTGCCGATGTAATTGCTCGCACATACGAAATTGTAGTAAAAGCAGGCGTTCACCGCGCCAGCAGCATAAAAGTTGCCGAAGCAGCCAAAATTATTGAAAACACTCAGCGCGATTTAAACATTGCGCTCATGAATGAACTTTCGCACATTTTCGACCTCATGGGTATAAACACCTATGAAGTACTCGAAGCAGCCGGCACCAAATGGAACTTCTTGAAGTTTTTCCCAGGCTTAGTTGGCGGCCACTGCATTGGTGTAGATCCATATTACCTAACCTATAAAGCAGCAGAATTGGGCTATACTTCCGAAGTAATTCTTGCCGGAAGAAAAATAAACGATGGCATGGGAGCTTACATAGCCAAAAAATTAGTACAGCAACTCATAAAGAAAAACAAGCAAATAGCCACAACCAAAGTGCTTGTAATGGGTGCTACCTTTAAAGAAAACGTAAGCGATATTAGAAACAGTAAAGTCGTAGATGTAATTCGTGAATTGCACAACTACTCTGTAAATGTTGAAGTTACCGATCCTTTTGCCGACCACGAAGATTTTCACCACGAATACGAAATAAGCCTAGTAAAAGAAGCCGGTACAGACTACGATGCTGTAATTATTGCCGTAAACCACGACCAATTCAGCAACTTAAAAGATGAAGACTTTAAGAACATCTTAAAACCCGATGGTATTGTGATAGATGTAAAAGGACTACTTAGAAAAAAAATAAAAGCATTTGAATACTGGAGTTTATAA
- the rfbB gene encoding dTDP-glucose 4,6-dehydratase, with translation MKKILITGGAGFIGSHVVRLFVNKYSNHDIVNLDKLTYAGNLENLKDIENAPNYTFVKGDITDAEFVNQLFDEHDFAAVIHLAAESHVDRSISNPLDFVLSNVVGTVNLLNAAKRIWHCSKDKPMPQNKIFYHVSTDEVYGSLGETGYFLETTSYDPQSPYSASKAASDHFVRAYYNTYNLPVVLSNCSNNYGSHQFPEKLIPLFINNIRNSKPLPVYGDGKYTRDWLFVEDHATAIDTILHNGKLGDTYNIGGFNEWQNIELIKLLCQIMDKKLNRPEGESQKLITYVKDRPGHDRRYAIDASKLNKELGWKPSVTFEEGLERTVDWYLANETWLNNVTSGAYQKYYEAQYQTAG, from the coding sequence ATGAAAAAAATACTCATTACCGGAGGTGCCGGATTTATTGGTTCGCACGTAGTGCGCTTATTTGTAAATAAGTATTCCAACCACGATATTGTAAACTTAGATAAGCTTACCTATGCCGGCAATCTTGAAAATCTGAAAGACATTGAAAATGCGCCCAACTACACCTTTGTAAAAGGCGATATTACCGATGCCGAATTTGTAAATCAATTATTTGATGAACACGATTTTGCAGCCGTAATTCACTTAGCAGCAGAAAGCCACGTAGATAGAAGCATCAGCAACCCATTAGATTTTGTACTTTCAAATGTAGTGGGCACAGTAAACCTGTTGAATGCAGCCAAGCGCATTTGGCATTGCAGTAAAGACAAGCCCATGCCGCAAAACAAAATATTTTACCACGTATCTACCGATGAAGTGTATGGTTCCTTGGGCGAAACGGGCTATTTTTTAGAAACAACTTCCTACGATCCCCAATCGCCTTACTCTGCTTCTAAAGCAGCCAGCGACCATTTTGTTCGCGCCTATTACAACACCTACAATCTACCTGTAGTTTTAAGTAATTGTTCCAATAATTATGGCTCACACCAATTTCCCGAAAAGCTAATTCCCCTTTTTATAAACAACATCCGCAACAGCAAGCCATTGCCTGTATATGGCGATGGAAAATACACCCGCGACTGGTTGTTTGTAGAAGACCATGCCACCGCAATTGATACGATTCTACACAACGGGAAATTAGGCGACACCTATAATATAGGAGGTTTCAATGAATGGCAAAACATAGAACTTATTAAGCTCCTTTGCCAAATTATGGATAAAAAATTAAACCGCCCCGAAGGTGAAAGCCAAAAACTAATTACTTACGTAAAAGATCGCCCCGGGCACGATAGACGCTATGCTATTGACGCTTCTAAGCTAAACAAAGAATTAGGATGGAAACCATCCGTAACTTTTGAAGAAGGATTAGAACGCACCGTAGATTGGTATCTTGCCAACGAAACATGGCTCAACAATGTAACCTCAGGGGCTTATCAAAAATACTACGAAGCGCAATATCAAACAGCCGGATAA
- a CDS encoding tRNA pseudouridine synthase A — translation MNAEENKLEAVELVQPRQQRWVMHLSYFGHKYSGWQVQPNSETVQGVLNAALKKLLRHEVASMGCGRTDTGVHAKQFYMHFNTDAITDVENFVFRLNGVLPEDIAVHEMFRAKENANTRFDAVARTYEYFIHFPKNAFLNKYSLFQGYYPIDWECVAAASEVLCGVKDFTSLCLPSEDFKTNICHLSQARWDVISSPEKVLKPYEEGCLYKPIHELHKQDFGVRFTITSNRFLRGMVRTIVGTLLMVGKKKISVELFKETVLAQEKFRVQLSAPARGLYLSQVKYPEGYPAV, via the coding sequence TTGAACGCAGAAGAAAATAAATTGGAAGCGGTAGAATTGGTTCAGCCGCGGCAGCAGCGATGGGTAATGCACCTATCGTATTTTGGGCATAAATACAGTGGGTGGCAGGTGCAGCCCAATAGTGAAACCGTGCAAGGTGTGCTTAATGCGGCACTTAAAAAATTGCTTCGCCACGAAGTGGCTTCTATGGGTTGCGGAAGAACTGATACGGGCGTGCATGCCAAGCAGTTTTATATGCACTTTAATACTGATGCTATTACGGATGTAGAGAATTTTGTTTTCAGATTAAATGGTGTGCTGCCCGAAGATATTGCAGTACACGAAATGTTTAGGGCAAAGGAGAATGCCAATACCCGTTTTGATGCTGTTGCACGAACGTATGAGTACTTTATACATTTTCCCAAGAATGCCTTTTTGAATAAATACAGTTTGTTTCAAGGATATTATCCTATTGATTGGGAGTGTGTGGCAGCGGCTTCGGAGGTATTGTGCGGTGTAAAGGATTTTACTTCGCTTTGCTTGCCGAGCGAAGATTTTAAGACCAATATTTGCCATCTTTCGCAAGCGCGGTGGGATGTAATTTCTTCCCCCGAAAAAGTATTGAAACCTTATGAAGAAGGTTGCTTGTATAAGCCTATACACGAACTGCATAAGCAAGATTTTGGCGTAAGGTTTACTATTACTTCCAATAGATTTTTGCGCGGCATGGTTCGCACCATTGTGGGTACACTTTTAATGGTTGGGAAGAAGAAAATATCTGTAGAGCTTTTTAAAGAAACCGTTTTGGCTCAAGAAAAATTCAGGGTGCAACTTTCTGCTCCGGCAAGAGGCTTGTATTTGTCGCAGGTAAAATATCCGGAAGGTTATCCGGCTGTTTGA